The window TCATGCTTTGGAATAGCCTCAAGGAAAAGGGATTCAAACTCAAAGGCGATGCCGAACTAGTGGCTGAGTTTCCCGAACAGTTAACCTTGGCAGCAGAATCTGAATGGAATCAACCTTATCTCAATAAGACTATTGCTTTTAAAGTCGTCGATAACATCGAGGCCGCGATTAGCTGGTTGAACCAATACAGTAGTGGTCATGCTGACTGTATTGTCACAGAGTCTTATCAGGAAAGTCGCCAATTTGCCTTAGGGGTTGATAGCGCTTCGGTTTATATTAATTCCTCACCCCGATTTTCCCGCAACCCGCAACGAGCAGATGCGGTGTTTCTGGGGATGTCGAATCAAAAGGGCTATCGTCGAGGAATGATTAGCTTGGAGGCGCTCACTACACTTAAGCAGGTGATTCAGGGTAATGAGAAATATTAGAAAAAGGGTAATCGGTAATGGGTAATGACAGAGTTAAGAACTGTTTTTAACTTTGACTTTTGCCTGCTCCATTACCAATCACCAACTACCCATGAAAAATTACCAATGACTATTCTTTGCCAACCAGTTTTACCTTCTGTGCCAAACCTAACAGTTGGAGAAACTGAATCGTCATCCAGGTTAGGTCAATTTCCCACCATTTCATACCGTGCCGAGCCGAATACTGATAGGCGTGATGGTTGTTATGCCAGCCTTCACCATAAGTCAGTAAAGCCACCCACCAGCAATTTCTTGAGTGGTCATTCGCGTCATAAGTTTGATAACCAAACATGTGCGTTGCACTGTTGACCAACCAAGTGCAGTGAAACACAATAACGATCCGGGCAAAAATGCCCCAAACGACAAAAGGCCAGCCTCCTAAACCATAGAAAATCAAGCCCAGAACGATTTGAATGGGGACAAAATAATTTTGAAGAAACTGATAAACAGGGTCATCTGAAATGTCTTTTGTGTAGCGAGGAATCTCTACATCCGATGGGATATTATAGAGCATCCAACCCATGTGGCTCCACCAAAATCCCCGATTGGAATCATGGGGATCGGGTTGAGTATCAGAATGTAAATGATGGATGCGATGCAAACCAACCCACCGGATTGGCCCTCCCTGACAAGCTAAGGTACCGCAAAAAACGAAGAAGTATTCCAGCCATTTAGGAGTCTGAAAACTTCGATGAGTGACTAAGCGATGAAATCCTAGGGTAATTCCTAAACCACCAGTGACCCAGTGGAGCAAGATAGCTAAGCCGATAGCTTTCCAGCTAAAATTGCTAGGAAGTAAGGCAAAGAGAGCACCGATGTGTAACACCGCCATGAAAATGATGGTGACCCAATCGGGGCGTAAGGGGGAGGAAATCTCCGCTTTTTCTGGATTTGAGGTAGCGATCGTCATCTGTAAGTTTTATTTAAATTGTGCAGCCCAATCTGTTATCTTATTTGAGATTTTGAAGGATGGATTCAGGAGTTTTGATTTGTGAAAAAGCCAACCTTCAAAGATCGCCAATCACAAATTGATTGATTAATGAACAGCGATAAGCAACTGCAAGAAGCAGAAAAGGCACTAGTTCCGATTTTTTACGGAATTGACTCTGCCGTCAAGCAAAATCTCAAAAAAGTCCTGGATTCCTTTCGCCGTCACCGGGTAGGAGTTCATCACTTTGCCGGAGTCAGTGGTTACGGGCATGATGATTTGGGTCGCGAAACCTTGGATCAGGTGTTTGCGGAGGTGATGGGGGCTGAGGCGGCGGCGGTGCGGGTGCAGTTGGTTTCGGGTACCCATGCGATCGCCTGTTGCCTTTTTGGTGTCCTGCGTCCTGGTGACGAGATGCTGGCGGTGGTAGGTGCGCCTTACGACACTTTAGAAGAGGTGATTGGTTTACGAGGTCAAAATCAAGGCTCTCTACGGGAGTTTGGTATTGGTTACCGTGAGTTACCTCTCACCCCTTCCGGAACCGTAGATTGGCACAATTTAGGTCAGGCGGTGGGCGACAACACACGCCTCGTCTTAATTCAGCGTTCTTGTGGTTATTCCTGGCGATCGAGTCTTTCCATTGCCGACATTGAAAAAATCGTCCAGGTGGTTAAACAACAAAACCCGGACACGATTTGCTTCGTGGATAACTGTTATGGGGAATTTATTGAAAACCGGGAACCTCCAGCCGTTGGGGCGGACCTCATTGCCGGTTCCCTGATTAAAAATCCCGGTGGCACTATTGTCACAGCGGGTGGATACATTGCCGGAAGGGCTGATTTAGTTGAGGCTGCCGCTTGTCGCTTGACAGCCCCTGGAATTGGCAGTTCGGGGGGCGCAACCTTCGAGCAAAATCGGCTGCTGTTTCAAGGGTTGTTCTTAGCCCCCCAAATGGTGGGAGAAGCCATGAAGGGAAATCACTTAACGGCTTATGTCTTCCACCAACTGGGCTATCCGGTCAATCCGCTGCCCATGGCACCCAGGCGGGATGTGATTCAAGCCATCCAACTCGGTTCACCAGAGAAGCTGATTGCCTTTTGTGGAGCGATTCAACAGCACTCACCCATCGGTTCCTACCTCAGCCCCGTGCCAGCAGAGATGCCCGGTTACGAGAGTCAGTTGGTCATGGCAGGAGGTACGTTTATTGATGGCAGCACTTCCGAATTTTCCGCCGATGGCCCCCTGCGAAAGCCCTATATTGCCTTTTGTCAAGGGGGAACCCATTGGACTCATGTCGCGATCGCGCTAGAAGCGGCTATCGAAGCCGTTGGACCAGCTTAAGGAAATTGGCTGGAAGCGTTATCTGCACTCATCACTGCTCAACACGAGCGACAATCTAGCTAAACCGATGGGAAGGGGTATAGCTAGGTTGAGCGTCTTGAGTTCTGAAGCGCACAAGCCAGTCGGAATTAGCTGCTAAAAGATGCTCAATTCCCCAATGAACATAATTCTCGATGTGTAAACGCAGTTCTAAGGAACGATACGGAAACTTAGTCTTGACGGGCCAGCCTTGCTGATGGGCAAGGACAGGATAAAGTCCCTGAATTCCACTCATCACATAGTTCACTAATTTTTGGCGTAATTCAGGATTAGCAAAAGCTTGCTTGTAAGGATCATCAGGATACAGGTCTAAAGCATTTGCAATTTCTTCATTGATGACCAAGATTCCCAAATTTTCACTCTCTTTGGACATGGGTGATGACATTGTTTCGCTCCTCAAATCGATGGGCTACTAACTAACGCTAATCCACGCGGAAAAATGAATAAACCCTCAGCGATCGCTTCTTTAACCAAAAGACCTCTGTACCTAAGTACGGACCACGCCACTCTTCGCTGCCCTCTTTAGTTTCCTCCGCAACAGACAGGAGAGCGGGAAAGGTCAGAGACTCTACGATGGGTTTACTTCGCTGAATGTACAGCTTGGAGGTGAAAAATTTGGGTAAGAAAGCCCAAACCAACAGCCGTTTTTTGTAAATAAGAATTAAGAATTCTGTTTGAGGCGGTAGCCGAGGCCATGAACCGTCTCAATTAAATCATGAGGCGCGCCTACTGTTTTGAGTTTATTGCGTAAACTCTTAACATGTGCTTTGACCGTATCTTCAGTTGGGGGACTCTCTAATGACCAAATATGTTCGATCAGGAGACTGCGGCTGAGTACCCGCCGCCCACTCCGCAAGAAAAGCTCCAAGAGCGCATACTCTTTAGGCGTCAGACGCAAGGGTTTGTCATCGTAAGACACGTCATAAGTACTCGGATCAAGCTTTAAGCCCCCCCACTCCAACACCGGTGACGTTGAACTCATACCTCGACGCAACAACGCCCGAACACGAGCTAACAATTCGGGGAGATCAATGGGTTTAACCACATAGTCATCGGCTCCAGCATCCAAGCCGCTCACTTTGTCGTAGCTCGTATCGCGAGCTGTAATCATCAGAATTGGATTGCTGTAGCCTTTAGCCCGTAATCTCTGGCAAAGGCTGATCCCATCTAGTTTAGGAAGCATTACATCGAGCAACATCAAGTCATAGTCCATCGCTTGGGCTTGCATCCAACCGGCTTCCCCATCACTCGCAACATCCACGACATACCATTGATCACTCAGGGCTTCTGCTAGCGCTTCAGCAAAGCCCGCATCATCTTCAACGAGCAAAATTCTCATAGCCAAACCCTATTGAGTTTGAAATTGTTACATAAAGGGGTAAAAGAGACATTGAAGAAACCATCACGCATAAGTTCCTATTGGCAAGGGTAAAATGGCGGATTAATGAAAGACAAATCATAACATTTTTACCTAATTGATAAAAATCTTAACCATTATGCACTCCGCCACCTCTCCAGAGCCTCCTGGTATTTTCCAATGAAAGAAACATAATTAAATTTTCTCCCCTCTCAGTTCCACCTACTCCTAAACTTTGCCTCTGTGCTCGATAGCAAGTTAAATAGCTAAATAGCAAGTTAAAGAGCAAGTTATGACTTTAAATAGCAAGTTATGACGGCTAAAATCCAATAATAATGAAAACAGTGATTACAAAAAGAACTATTAGTACCTGGTTTGGGTTGGCACTGTGCCTGCTCAGTGGAGTGACTATTTTGTCCTATTGGAGCCTGATGAGCCAACCTTGGATGGGGAATGGGTTCAATCCAATGTGGCTCGTCGCGATCGCTAACAGTTGTAGTCTGGTCGTACTCGGTTGGCTGTACGATCGGCTGGGGCTTGGGTTCACTCCTTCGCCATATTTGGAAGACATCCCGTGCCCAAGTACACAACCCGAACACGATCACAAAAGCCTTGCAGAACCCTTAGATTCAGCCTTACAACCAGGGCATCAGCAGAGTACTCAATCGCAAAGCATGGAAGAGACACTCAAAAGTAGTGAGCAACGCTTTCGGGTGGCACTGCAAAATTCGCCAACCTTTGTGTTCTCTCAAGACAGCGAGTTACGTTACACCTGGATATACAATCCGAATCGTGAGACTCAAGTCCAGAAAGTGATCGGTCAATCAGACGCTGAGATTATGGCTCCTGAAGACGCCAAACGGCTGACAGCCATCAAGCAGCGAGTGCTGACAACAGGAGTAGGAACGCGAGAAGAGGTATTTGTGACAGTCAATGGAGAAATTCGCTATTACGACCTGACTGTAGAACCGTTACTTAAATCAACCGGAGACATTGTAGGCATCACCTGCGCAGGTACGGATATCACGGGCATTCGGATTCGGGAACAGCAGTTACGAGCGATCTTCGAGCAGTCGCTGGATGCTATCACGATCACAGATAATCAGGGAATCTATTTAGAAGCAAATCCTGCTGCCTGCAAATTGTTCGGTCTGCCATTGAGTGAGCTTTTGGGCAGGCGGATTGTAGACTTTATGGAACCGGGCTTTGATTTTAAATCGGCGTGGCGATCCTTCCGCAAACAGAGGCAGCTAACGGGGACAATTCGCCTTTTACGTTTGGACGGAACTGTGCGAAACGTGGATTATTCTGCGAAAGCTGACTTTTTACCAGGCAGACATTTGTCCATTCTGCGCGACATCACAGAACGTGAGCAAGTTGAGATAGCTTTGCGCGAAAGTCAGCAACAAGTTGAACTGGCTTTACTGGAAGAACGTAACTTTATTTCCGCCATTTTAGAAACGGTCAATGCTTTAATTGCAGTTCTCGATGCTCAGGGAAGATTTGTCCGTTTCAATCGCGCTTGTGAGCAAATGACCGACTACTCGTTGGAGGAAGTTAAAGGGAAATATATTTGGGATTTGTTTTTAATTCCAGAGGAGGTGGAGCCAGTCCAATCGATGATTCAGGAACTCCAATTGGGTCAATTCCCTAATGAGTCTGAACATTACTGGGTCGCACGAGATGGCAGTCGCCACCTGATTTCTTGGTTTAATACCGTGATTCTCGATACTGATGGATCGATTAAACATATCATCAGTATTGGGATTGATATCACGGATCGAAAACGAGCCGAAGATATGCGTCGGGCATTAGAACGAGAACAAGCGCTGAGTGAACTCCGACTTCGTTTCTTTTCCATGGCATCCCATGAGTTTCGTACCCCTTTGAGTACTATCTTACTAACGGCTCAAATTCTGGAATCGTCTGCACAGGGATGGTCTCAGGAGAAACGAACCCGAAATCTCCAGCGGATTGTATCGGCAGCTAAAGAAATGAGGCAAATGCTGGATGATATTTTAACCATTAATCGAGCTGAAACTGGAAGGATAGAATTTGCCCCCATCCCCATTGAACTCAATGATTTTTGTCAGCAGATGCTCCAAGAAATGCGGGCTTATGCCACTCCTTTGCATACCTTAGCTTTTTTTAATCAAAGCGAAGCAAAATGGGCTTTTATGGATAAAAAGATATTACGTTATATTCTATCCAATTTGCTTTCAAATGCCATTAAATATTCGCCTAAAGGGGGTGAAATTAATTTCAAAATTCTGCAAAATCAAGAATTTATTCTATTCCAAATTTATGACCAGGGAATTGGCATCCCGTTATCCGATCAACCCCATTTGTTTGAAGCTTTTCATCGGGGAGCGAATGTTGAGAGTATTCCCGGTTCTGGCTTGGGGCTGACAGTGGTGAAAAAGTGTGTGGAGTTACACGACGGCAGAATCATGTTTACGAGTGAAGTAGGAGCCGGTACTACATTTACAGTGATGATTCCGATCCAGATAGCAAATGAATCGTAATGGGTAATTGTAACAGTTAACAATTCATGTTCATAACGCAATAAATTTCATGGAAGGACAAAGACTGGGTGGACGTTATCAAATCATCAGTCAGTTGGGGCGGGGCGGGTATGGTATTACATTCTTAGCTGAAGACTGGCAGCTACCCGGTAATCCTCGCTGTGTGGTTAAGCAACTCAAACCTGAAGCAACTGATGCGAAAAATCTAAAAGTAGCGGCACAGTTATTCAACTCAGAAGCACAAGTTCTCTACCGATTGGGAAATCATCCTCAAATTCCTAAACTGTTAGCTCACTTTGAGGAAAATCAAGAGTTTTATTTAGTTCAGGAATTTATCGAAGGTCATAATCTCACCCAGGAATTCCCTAAAGGGAAGCCGTTGAATGAGTCTTATGTTATTGCCATTTTAAGAGATATTCTAGAGATTTTGGCATTTGTGCATCAGCAGAATGTCATCCACCGTGACCTTAAACCCGACAATATTAGACGGAACAAAGATGGCAAAATTGTTCTGATTGATTTTGGTTTAGTTAAACAACTAAGTACTCAACAAACGGATTCTCAAAATAGCGTAACTTTGACCGTTAACATGGGCACTCGTGGCTATATGCCGAGCGAGCAAGCTCTCGGTAAGTCAAAATTCAGTAGTGATATTTATGCCTTGGGAATGATTGCCATTCAAGCCCTCACAGGAATCATTCCCCGCAAATTATCAGAAGATGCCAATGGTGAAGTTATTTGGCGTGACAAAGTACAAGTTAGTACCAAGTTAGCCGAAATTTTAGACAAGATGGTACGCTATGATTTTCGTCAGCGTTATCCGTCCGCAACAGAAGCATTGGAAGCGCTAAAAGAGGCTGGATTAATTACTTCTTCCCTAATGCCAAATTCCTCTTATAACAGTCCTCAATCATTGTTTAATAAAGCACATATTTTGTGTGAATTGAAACGGTATTCAGAGGCAATTGCTTATTATGAAGACGCTATTTTAATTCAACCTAATTTTTATCAAGCTTGGTATGAAAGAGGTAAGGCACTCTATCAATTGGAACGATACGAGGATGCGATCGCTTCTTATGATCAGGTGATTCAATTCCAAACCGACGATGCAGAGGTTTGGTTTGAACGAACTCAGGCACTCTATCGCTTGCAATCGTACTCAGAGGTCATGATGGGTTTGGATAAAGCCCTACAAATCAGGCCAGACTACGCTGAAGCTTGGGTGATGCGAGGGGTGGTACTGCGAAATTTGCAACGGGATGAAGAAGCGATCGCTTGTTACAATAAAGCGATTGAATTCAAGCCTGATTATGCTGTCGCTTGGTATAACAGAGGCGTGCTGTTAGCGAGTTGGCAACGGTACGAAGAGGCGTTTACTGCTTTTGATCAGGTGATTCAACTCCAACCCAACAATGCTGTTGCTTGGTATAACCGAGGCGCGGCGTTAGGGAATTTGCAACGATATGAAGATGCGATCGTTTCTTGTAATCAAGCCATTGCATTCAATCCAAATTACGTGCAGGCTTGGTTTCAACGGGGTATGGCGTTAGGTGAATTGCAACGGTACGAAGAGGCGATCACAGCTTATGACAAGGTGATTCAACTCCAACCCGACTACGGGGAAGCTTGGTTTCAAAGAGGTTTTGCGCTGTATAACTTGCAGCGTTACGAAGATGCGATCGCTTCTTATGATCAAGCCATTGAATTCAATCCCCTAGACGCAGAAGCTTGGGGGAATCGAGGAGGCGTATTATTGAAGTTGCAACGGTATGAAGAGGCGATCGCTTCTTTCGACAAAGCGATTCAAATTCAACCCAATTTCCCTATGGCAATATATAACCGAGCACAGGCATTGAGTCAGTTGGGATAGTAAACTGTTTGCTAATGTGAGAGTAAGTTGCTTGCCTAGGAAGCATTAAGCCGTAGACTGGGGAATCAATCCGTAAAGCTGCAATTTCAGGATGTAGTTTTATCTGTTGGAGGGAACTGACTTAGAAGCTGCCAAGCTGGAGGATGTAACCTTTTGCATCAATTGCATAACTAAAGGCGATAAGTACTATAGGTAGGTCGCCAAAATTGACATTTGCAAACTCTGACGGAAGCTTCCGATCTTTATAGTTTAGGGGCAACATTGATTTGCTTGCTGACAGGAACGCGATCGCAAGATATCGGGAATTTAATTGATCCCAATTATTGCTTTAATGTTAAAAAATTACTTCCCCAAAGGGGGAATTTGTCAATCCCCCCTTCCTTACTCTCCGCCGGACAACGTCCGGCTACACCATCACACCACACTCCACCCAGTTCTTAGAAGCGCTGACCCAAGCCAAACTGAACTCGGCTATCACCTTTATCTGTAAAGGCGTAGTCGGCGCGAATAATACCTACAGGGGAGTTGACTCGCACACCAGCACCATAACCAAAGCCTGTTCCCGGCTTCCCGCGCACAACTCCTGGCTCACCGAGTACACTGCTACCAGAACCCAAGTCAGAACCAAAGTCAGCAAACAAGACGGCACCAACTGGGTTGAAAACGGGGATGCGATACTCCGCCGATGCCAACACAAAGCTACGACCACTGGCTAAGTCACCTGTACCATAACCCCGCACGGAATTGATACCCCCTAGGTTGTAGGCCATGTAAGGAGGCAAATCACCAATGGTGGTTCCACCTTGGACGTTAAAAGCTAACACTTGCGGGTCTTTCGTACCCAATATATTAACGGGCGTGTATTGGGAATAATTAGCCTGAACTCGGTTCATCAAGATATTCCCATTCCCCACCGGGATTGACTGTTGCGTCGTCAAGCTGAGGAGGGAACCTTGAGTAGGATTATAGGGATTGTTGCGCTCATCTCTAGTCACTCCCGCCGTAACCGCTAGCAAGTCATCAACGCCAGTCCCGCTGAAGGAAACCGGATTACCGAAGGAATCTGTTGAGATAATATTGCCATTGCGATCGCGAATGCTGGTGCGGGTATAGTTCAAACCTAACGAACCATCCCACTCTCCCACAGGCTTATTCAACGAGATGCCACCGCCAATCTGTCCTTCGCGGGGTTGCTCATAATTCCCGGCTTCATTGGTTTGATTTTGGAAATCATCATCGAACGTCTGGGATATGCCACGACGCCTAAAGCCATTGACGCTATATCCCGGCATATCAGGGTTGCTTGCCCGGTAAGGGCTAGTGAAATTGCCGTCAAACTGGAAGTCTTTAGCCCCAATCTGGGCATTCAGCCCTAACTGTTTATTGACGCCGCCAAAATTTTGATCTCTGTAGTTAATCGTACCGAACAACCCGGAGCTAGGACTGTAGCCACCACCCACATTCACGCCACGGGCCGATCGTTCGATCAGATCGTAAGTCACATCGACTTGTCTAGCATCGCCGTTGAGGGAGACGTTGGCGTTATCAAAAAGTCCTAATTTGTACAGTTGCTGCAAGTCCTGCCGCGCTACATCCACACGGAAGACTTCACCGGACTTGAGTTTTAACTCACGCTTGAGGAAATCTTCCTTAGTACGTCCCTGAGTGGGCTTACCGTCTTTATCTAAGAAACGGAAGTTAATATCGCCCACCATCCCTTCCGCCACATCAACCGCCAGAACCCCGCTGCGGTTGGGTTGGATGGCGGCAACTTGTGCCAAGACATAACCGTTGTCTTTATACCATTGACTTAACTGTTCAAAGCCTTGGCGTAGGGCGGTGGGGCTAACTTGTTGTCCGAGTTGAGATTGGAAAATCGTGTTGGCAACGTCTGAGGTGAGAACCTGGTTACCGGAGAGTTGAAGCGATCGCACCACAACCGGTTCTACCTGAAAGACGACATTCCACCCATCTCGGTTAACGGTTTTGCTCACACGGGCGTTGGCAAAGTAACCTGTATTGAGAATTGCCGCAATATCTTTGTCCAACTGGCTTTGATTGGTTGAACCGCCAGCACGAGTGCCAATGGTGCTCAAAACCAATTGCTGTAATTCTTCTGTCGCCCCCTTAACCTCAACATCGGTAGCAGTGACAGCGAGATCGTTGCGATTGGTGGACTGGGCGACGGAGTTAGTCGGCTTTGCCGATGTCTGCGGGGTGGCACTAACCGATGTTTTCGCTGGCTGAGGAGAGGCTGATACCGTGGGAACCGCCACCGTTTTACCAGTAGTGGCTGAGTTCGATTGGGAAAATACTGGTGTTACAGACGCTTCCGGTGAAGCAATTGCCGCCGATGACTGGGATGCTGGGGACGCCACAACCGGAACCACATAGTTACTCGCCGTCGGTTTCGGAGTTGAATTTGCCGGGTTGGGATTGGCGATCGCTTGGTTGGTTAACTCCCCAGCCGCGAGGAGCGCTAATGTAGAAAGTAAAACGATTCTGTTTAGCATAAAATTAGCCTCATCGCTAGTCAGCTTTGTTACAATTTTCTTTGCTTTTGATTAACCAGACCGTTGCGGGAATTGACAAGTTCCAAGGGTTGTGCCACAACTGCATCTGCCACACTCAGCAACGCGGACTGAAAATTTTGGATAAGGGATGATTGAGGAGTTCAATCCCATCCGGTGCGCTTGTCGAGTGAGCAATACTAGGACGACAGATCGCACTTCCTCAAGCTATGTGAGATGCATTTTGCTATTTGTCCCCGATTTTCCACAAAAGCCTTGAAAACTATTCACAGAGGCTAGGTTCTCTACTCTCTTCACCTAACCCTTAATGCAGTGTGACCGAAATAACTGACCCGCTCAACTCACTCTCTCAAATCATTTCCATTGGCATCAAAATGATTCAAAAACCTCGGCGTACCTCAGCGTCTCCCTCAGCGTTCTCTGCGTTAAAAAAATATAATCCCGGATTCGATATCACTCTCTGAGACCCTTTCCTTTTGAGTTTTTGATGAGTATAATTACTTAACCCCTTGGCAAAGACAGACATTGATTTATTTCTAGCGATCCTGCACAATGCAGATTTCTACAGTGGTGCAAATCCACTGCGGGTGAGGAGCCATTTTTTGTTGATACAAGGACTAACCAGATACTAATGATGCGTCTGCTCTGCCTCAGCAATGGTCATGGCGAGGATATGATTGCCGTCCGAATTTTGCAAGAATTGCAGAAACACCCCAATGCT of the Allocoleopsis franciscana PCC 7113 genome contains:
- a CDS encoding acyl-CoA desaturase, producing MTIATSNPEKAEISSPLRPDWVTIIFMAVLHIGALFALLPSNFSWKAIGLAILLHWVTGGLGITLGFHRLVTHRSFQTPKWLEYFFVFCGTLACQGGPIRWVGLHRIHHLHSDTQPDPHDSNRGFWWSHMGWMLYNIPSDVEIPRYTKDISDDPVYQFLQNYFVPIQIVLGLIFYGLGGWPFVVWGIFARIVIVFHCTWLVNSATHMFGYQTYDANDHSRNCWWVALLTYGEGWHNNHHAYQYSARHGMKWWEIDLTWMTIQFLQLLGLAQKVKLVGKE
- a CDS encoding methionine gamma-lyase family protein, which produces MNSDKQLQEAEKALVPIFYGIDSAVKQNLKKVLDSFRRHRVGVHHFAGVSGYGHDDLGRETLDQVFAEVMGAEAAAVRVQLVSGTHAIACCLFGVLRPGDEMLAVVGAPYDTLEEVIGLRGQNQGSLREFGIGYRELPLTPSGTVDWHNLGQAVGDNTRLVLIQRSCGYSWRSSLSIADIEKIVQVVKQQNPDTICFVDNCYGEFIENREPPAVGADLIAGSLIKNPGGTIVTAGGYIAGRADLVEAAACRLTAPGIGSSGGATFEQNRLLFQGLFLAPQMVGEAMKGNHLTAYVFHQLGYPVNPLPMAPRRDVIQAIQLGSPEKLIAFCGAIQQHSPIGSYLSPVPAEMPGYESQLVMAGGTFIDGSTSEFSADGPLRKPYIAFCQGGTHWTHVAIALEAAIEAVGPA
- a CDS encoding response regulator transcription factor, with the translated sequence MRILLVEDDAGFAEALAEALSDQWYVVDVASDGEAGWMQAQAMDYDLMLLDVMLPKLDGISLCQRLRAKGYSNPILMITARDTSYDKVSGLDAGADDYVVKPIDLPELLARVRALLRRGMSSTSPVLEWGGLKLDPSTYDVSYDDKPLRLTPKEYALLELFLRSGRRVLSRSLLIEHIWSLESPPTEDTVKAHVKSLRNKLKTVGAPHDLIETVHGLGYRLKQNS
- a CDS encoding PAS domain-containing sensor histidine kinase, with translation MKTVITKRTISTWFGLALCLLSGVTILSYWSLMSQPWMGNGFNPMWLVAIANSCSLVVLGWLYDRLGLGFTPSPYLEDIPCPSTQPEHDHKSLAEPLDSALQPGHQQSTQSQSMEETLKSSEQRFRVALQNSPTFVFSQDSELRYTWIYNPNRETQVQKVIGQSDAEIMAPEDAKRLTAIKQRVLTTGVGTREEVFVTVNGEIRYYDLTVEPLLKSTGDIVGITCAGTDITGIRIREQQLRAIFEQSLDAITITDNQGIYLEANPAACKLFGLPLSELLGRRIVDFMEPGFDFKSAWRSFRKQRQLTGTIRLLRLDGTVRNVDYSAKADFLPGRHLSILRDITEREQVEIALRESQQQVELALLEERNFISAILETVNALIAVLDAQGRFVRFNRACEQMTDYSLEEVKGKYIWDLFLIPEEVEPVQSMIQELQLGQFPNESEHYWVARDGSRHLISWFNTVILDTDGSIKHIISIGIDITDRKRAEDMRRALEREQALSELRLRFFSMASHEFRTPLSTILLTAQILESSAQGWSQEKRTRNLQRIVSAAKEMRQMLDDILTINRAETGRIEFAPIPIELNDFCQQMLQEMRAYATPLHTLAFFNQSEAKWAFMDKKILRYILSNLLSNAIKYSPKGGEINFKILQNQEFILFQIYDQGIGIPLSDQPHLFEAFHRGANVESIPGSGLGLTVVKKCVELHDGRIMFTSEVGAGTTFTVMIPIQIANES
- a CDS encoding serine/threonine-protein kinase, whose protein sequence is MEGQRLGGRYQIISQLGRGGYGITFLAEDWQLPGNPRCVVKQLKPEATDAKNLKVAAQLFNSEAQVLYRLGNHPQIPKLLAHFEENQEFYLVQEFIEGHNLTQEFPKGKPLNESYVIAILRDILEILAFVHQQNVIHRDLKPDNIRRNKDGKIVLIDFGLVKQLSTQQTDSQNSVTLTVNMGTRGYMPSEQALGKSKFSSDIYALGMIAIQALTGIIPRKLSEDANGEVIWRDKVQVSTKLAEILDKMVRYDFRQRYPSATEALEALKEAGLITSSLMPNSSYNSPQSLFNKAHILCELKRYSEAIAYYEDAILIQPNFYQAWYERGKALYQLERYEDAIASYDQVIQFQTDDAEVWFERTQALYRLQSYSEVMMGLDKALQIRPDYAEAWVMRGVVLRNLQRDEEAIACYNKAIEFKPDYAVAWYNRGVLLASWQRYEEAFTAFDQVIQLQPNNAVAWYNRGAALGNLQRYEDAIVSCNQAIAFNPNYVQAWFQRGMALGELQRYEEAITAYDKVIQLQPDYGEAWFQRGFALYNLQRYEDAIASYDQAIEFNPLDAEAWGNRGGVLLKLQRYEEAIASFDKAIQIQPNFPMAIYNRAQALSQLG
- a CDS encoding BamA/TamA family outer membrane protein, coding for MLNRIVLLSTLALLAAGELTNQAIANPNPANSTPKPTASNYVVPVVASPASQSSAAIASPEASVTPVFSQSNSATTGKTVAVPTVSASPQPAKTSVSATPQTSAKPTNSVAQSTNRNDLAVTATDVEVKGATEELQQLVLSTIGTRAGGSTNQSQLDKDIAAILNTGYFANARVSKTVNRDGWNVVFQVEPVVVRSLQLSGNQVLTSDVANTIFQSQLGQQVSPTALRQGFEQLSQWYKDNGYVLAQVAAIQPNRSGVLAVDVAEGMVGDINFRFLDKDGKPTQGRTKEDFLKRELKLKSGEVFRVDVARQDLQQLYKLGLFDNANVSLNGDARQVDVTYDLIERSARGVNVGGGYSPSSGLFGTINYRDQNFGGVNKQLGLNAQIGAKDFQFDGNFTSPYRASNPDMPGYSVNGFRRRGISQTFDDDFQNQTNEAGNYEQPREGQIGGGISLNKPVGEWDGSLGLNYTRTSIRDRNGNIISTDSFGNPVSFSGTGVDDLLAVTAGVTRDERNNPYNPTQGSLLSLTTQQSIPVGNGNILMNRVQANYSQYTPVNILGTKDPQVLAFNVQGGTTIGDLPPYMAYNLGGINSVRGYGTGDLASGRSFVLASAEYRIPVFNPVGAVLFADFGSDLGSGSSVLGEPGVVRGKPGTGFGYGAGVRVNSPVGIIRADYAFTDKGDSRVQFGLGQRF